A window of the Candidatus Kapaibacterium thiocyanatum genome harbors these coding sequences:
- a CDS encoding alpha-ketoglutarate-dependent dioxygenase AlkB — MIDDGTNILPRDGKAFLLATFFDKEDGDRYLDLLMTEIAWRQEPIVIMGRTIMQPRLTALHGDEDKPYRYSGITMAPHPWTATLLEIRNRIESIVNHRFTTALLNLYRNGEDSMGWHADNEKELGRDPFIASVSFGATRTFQFRHRTDAPARAEVSLGHGSLLIMCGPTQHYWLHRLPKRANVSEPRINITFRTIL; from the coding sequence ATGATCGATGACGGAACGAACATCCTTCCGCGCGACGGTAAGGCCTTCCTGCTCGCCACGTTCTTCGACAAGGAAGACGGTGATCGCTACCTGGATCTGCTGATGACGGAGATCGCATGGCGTCAGGAACCGATCGTCATCATGGGCAGGACGATCATGCAGCCGCGGTTGACGGCACTTCACGGCGATGAGGACAAACCCTACCGCTATTCGGGAATCACGATGGCACCGCATCCGTGGACCGCCACGTTGCTGGAGATCAGGAACAGGATCGAATCCATCGTGAACCATCGTTTCACGACGGCATTGCTCAATCTGTACCGCAACGGCGAAGACAGCATGGGATGGCACGCCGACAACGAGAAGGAGCTCGGCCGCGATCCCTTCATCGCCTCCGTCAGTTTCGGCGCAACGCGAACCTTCCAGTTCCGCCACCGTACCGACGCACCGGCACGCGCGGAAGTATCCCTTGGACATGGCAGCCTGCTGATCATGTGCGGCCCCACGCAACACTACTGGCTCCACCGTCTTCCGAAACGGGCGAACGTATCGGAGCCGAGAATCAACATCACGTTCAGAACGATACTCTGA
- a CDS encoding prolyl 4-hydroxylase subunit alpha, which produces MPAIIERIARCDWPDVVTSLHTTGYAIVPSVVTKDECDGLIASYDVDTLYRKTVKMERHRFGIGEYRYFRYPLPGIVADLRTAIYPRIAPVANAWMDMLGIDTAYPADHATFLASCHDRGQSLPTPLILKYGPDGYNTLHQDLYGELYFPIQLVLFLSQSGEDHTGGEFVLTEQLPRAQSRATVLNPGRGDLLLFTTNFRPVRGSRGHYRSAVRHGVSTVREGQRHTLGIIFHDAAS; this is translated from the coding sequence ATGCCTGCAATCATCGAACGCATCGCGCGATGCGATTGGCCCGACGTCGTTACCAGCCTGCATACGACCGGATACGCCATCGTTCCCTCCGTCGTCACGAAGGACGAATGTGACGGACTGATCGCATCCTACGACGTAGATACGCTCTACAGGAAGACCGTGAAGATGGAACGCCACAGGTTCGGTATCGGCGAGTACAGATACTTCCGTTATCCGTTGCCCGGTATCGTCGCCGATCTGCGCACGGCCATCTATCCTCGCATCGCACCGGTAGCGAACGCGTGGATGGACATGCTCGGTATCGATACGGCATATCCGGCGGATCATGCGACGTTCCTGGCGTCATGCCACGACCGCGGCCAGAGCCTTCCTACGCCCCTGATCCTGAAGTACGGCCCCGACGGCTACAACACACTGCACCAGGACCTCTACGGCGAGCTGTACTTCCCGATACAACTCGTCCTCTTCCTCAGCCAGTCGGGCGAGGACCATACCGGTGGTGAGTTCGTGCTTACGGAACAGCTCCCCAGAGCACAGTCGAGGGCTACGGTACTGAATCCCGGGCGTGGTGATCTGCTGCTCTTCACGACGAACTTCCGTCCGGTACGGGGAAGTCGTGGACACTACAGGTCGGCGGTCAGGCATGGCGTGAGTACCGTACGGGAGGGCCAGCGCCACACGCTGGGCATCATCTTCCACGATGCCGCGAGCTGA
- a CDS encoding metal-binding protein, whose protein sequence is MISHSDMGSTASERRRRLWQLVRDGSIALAGNRRLRIYGRLDCSSGRRMKLVNRVFFRDEAEAIAAGYRPCAHCMREHFERWHPAEHRESSHDR, encoded by the coding sequence ATGATCTCCCATTCCGATATGGGAAGCACCGCATCGGAACGACGACGGAGGCTATGGCAGCTCGTACGCGACGGAAGCATCGCACTGGCAGGCAATCGTCGACTGAGGATCTACGGCAGACTCGACTGCTCGTCGGGCAGGCGTATGAAGCTCGTCAACCGAGTCTTCTTCCGCGACGAAGCGGAGGCCATCGCAGCCGGATATCGTCCATGCGCCCATTGCATGCGTGAACACTTCGAACGATGGCACCCTGCCGAACATCGGGAATCCAGCCATGATCGATGA
- a CDS encoding cysteine methyltransferase translates to MSNDYDYMRIAEAIDFLKRNFKDQPSLQDVAEHIHLSPYHFQRLFKNWAGVTPKQFLQYISIEHAKTMLEDRQASLFDAALETGLSGTSRLHDLFVKIEGMTPGEYRNGGEHIDINYSFAESPFGMVIIASTPKGICYMAFFDTDRDRAFEELKQRFPNARYRMTVDLVQQQALFIFTQDWSRIGEIKLHLKGTEFQIKVWEALLKVPMGELSTYSAVARQIGNAGASRAVGSAIGDNPVAFLIPCHRAIKATGEIGEYHWGSTRKNAMIGWEASRVFGDTTGDTGHRS, encoded by the coding sequence ATGTCGAACGACTATGACTACATGAGGATCGCCGAAGCGATCGACTTCCTGAAACGGAATTTCAAGGACCAGCCGTCACTGCAGGACGTGGCGGAACATATCCACCTCAGCCCATACCACTTCCAGCGCCTGTTCAAGAACTGGGCCGGCGTAACGCCCAAGCAATTCCTGCAGTACATCAGCATCGAACACGCGAAGACCATGCTCGAAGACAGACAGGCGTCGCTGTTCGACGCTGCACTGGAAACGGGACTTTCAGGTACCAGCAGGCTTCACGACCTCTTCGTGAAGATCGAAGGTATGACACCGGGCGAGTACAGGAACGGTGGTGAGCACATCGACATCAACTACAGCTTCGCGGAGAGTCCGTTCGGCATGGTGATCATCGCATCGACGCCGAAAGGTATCTGCTACATGGCCTTCTTCGATACGGACAGGGATCGGGCCTTCGAGGAGTTGAAGCAACGCTTCCCGAACGCCAGGTACAGGATGACGGTCGATCTGGTACAGCAGCAGGCGCTCTTCATCTTCACGCAGGACTGGAGCAGGATCGGCGAGATCAAACTGCACCTGAAAGGAACGGAGTTCCAGATCAAGGTCTGGGAGGCCCTGCTGAAGGTTCCCATGGGCGAACTGTCGACGTACTCGGCCGTCGCACGGCAGATCGGTAATGCCGGTGCTTCGCGTGCAGTGGGATCGGCGATCGGCGACAATCCCGTCGCCTTCCTCATTCCCTGCCATCGTGCGATCAAGGCCACGGGTGAGATCGGAGAATACCATTGGGGCAGTACACGGAAGAATGCCATGATCGGCTGGGAGGCCTCCAGGGTGTTCGGCGATACGACCGGCGATACGGGCCATCGATCATGA